TATCCCAACATACCGGTTCTTGTTCTAACTGACCGACCGGAATTCATACGTGCAAGACTCGTGTTAAGAAATTGTACAACAGAAACCTATTTGGTTCATCAGTACATTGGTTTATTTTTCACGTTTTACGCATCACGTTTCACGCATTCTGCGTTTTGCACTGTCTGTTGACATGAACCATGTGCAATTTATCCTAGGAAAGTAAAATAAGGAGGATATCATGAGTCACTATGACAACGTACGCAATCGGATTCACCGTCAAATGGTTCCCTTACCGATTCTTTATCGCGATGATTATTCTATCGACCATGCGGGGCTGGCGAAATATGTCGCTTGGCACTTGGAGAACGATACCCAAAACTTTTGTCTGACCTTCACCTACAGCCAACTCGATTTTGTTACAACTGAGGAGATTATAGAGGTAACGCGCACAGTGATGGAGGTTGTACGGGACGATGCCGTATTCATCTCCTGTACGGGCGGCGGTCCCCTACACGAAGCGATCCGGACAGTGCAAGCATTCGAGAAGACTGGGGCGCACGCAGCGTTTGTCCATCTACCGGAGCATTGCCTACAAAACCCCTCCCACTGTGGTGAGCTCTACGTGGAATACATCCGCGGCGTGGCAAAAGAGACCGAAATCCCTCTCTTGGCGGTGGCGCTGCCAATTCCTTGGAGCGCTCCCTCTCAGACAATGCTGCCCGCTCAGCGTTTTGAAGAACTTTGCGAAGAGGAGCAATTTATCGGCATCAAAGACGATATTTACATACTGGACAATCGGATGGAGTTGGTTCGCAAATTCTCTGGACGTATGGGCATCACCGGGGGCGGTATGTTCACCCACTACATCTTTTTTCACCATTTTCCCAACCAAGGTGAGTTTGCCGGGATTTATAATCCCAAACGTGGGCAGCGCATGTTTGAGTTGCTCGATGAGAACAACTACCTGGAGGTAATTAAAATGATGGAGGCAGACACACAAAGTGGGCTTGCACTACCTGACCTGCATTGGATGGCACGCAATCAGGTAGTGTTTTATGGGATGGGTTTTGCGGAGACCTATGTCATGCGTCCCCCAATAGCCACAGCCACCGAAGCACAGGCACAGGCGATTATTGAACACATGCACCAAACACCGGCACTCTTTGAACGGGTGGGACGATAAGTGAGAAGACCTTGCATCCTCTCAGAGTATCTTCTCTACCGTGACGGGCAGCTCGATACTAAAATTCGCACGATCGACGGCCTCATCGTGTAGGATGACGACGCCGGTCTCCTGATGCGGCATATCGGCTTTCAGATGCACGGAGCGCAGACCGCCGAGCCATCGCCGGGCATCTGACACGTAGATGAGGTCCCCTTCCTGAATGGAGAGTTCGTCCATCAACTCGACTGGCAGCCGCACACGATCGGCGTCAATCGCATCTGTACGAAACTGGAGGGGTGAGGAAGTTCTCGGTTCAGACCGATTGGGTTCACCGCCCTTAAACAGTCGCATCCCTTCGGACAAGGTAGCGATACAGAGTCCGGGGAGATCTGATTTTGGTCGCGGTTTAGTAAAGAGCGTGATGCCCACGCCCAGTACAACTGTGACCAGCGTACCGAACAGTCCGCGCATATATATGTATCCCTTATCGGGAGGCACGCCGTGGGCAAGCGGTTCAATCAGAAAATAGAGGGCTTTGTGATGGGTAATGAGGGTAAGTAGAGATCCCAAGAGCAGCGCCCAGAATGCTGCTGCCGATGTGAAACGGGACCAGAGAACGCCCATCAGCAGGACCACAATCAGCGATGGCAATATCGTTGTGAAAAACTTTGAGTGCGCCGTATAGATCTGATCATCTAGTTCAAAGATGGGAACGAGCACCAGTCCTAGCAGTGTCGCGCCGACAGCAGCCAAGCGAGCGGCGTGGAGATAGTACTTATCGTCTTTGCCCGGCACAACAGTCTTCCAGATGTCGTTGACACCCACGGCAGAGACAGCGTTAATAAGTGTATCGAGTGTAGACATCAACGCTGCCAACAGCGCAGCGATAACCAGACCAAACACCCCCGGCTGGGTGATGACTTTCATCACCATTACAAAGACGCTCTTTGCTTTTTCTGGTGCTTCGGGCCAACCATAAGTCTCCATCGCTTTGCCGACCCAACCCCCATTGCTGACAACGATTGCTGCGATAGGCATCAGGACAAGCACCATCACAATCATGGCTTTGCGACCATCATGGACGGACTTGACCGACAGGAAGCGCAGAATAATGCCCTGATTGATAAAAAAGAACGCGACAGTGCCTGAAAGCGCGTCGCCCCAGAACGTGCCAATGAAGTGAAAGTTTGCCGGTTCGTTGAATTGCGGGAACGGGACCTTGTGTGTCGCCGGCAGTCCGTTCCAAAACGCGTCCCAACCACCGACGTGATGGATGCCGAGCACGAAGATGCCGATACCAGCGACAAGTAGGATCATGCTCTGGAACAGATCGGTCATGAGCACCGACATCTGTCCCCCGCTGTGCATATAGGCAAGCGAAATAATTGCTACTATCACGGCTCCCACCATCACCGGCATCCCTATGACACGGTTCAGAACGACGGCGATCGTCTGTAGATTCATGCCGATATAACCGACAAGATACAGCACGATCAGGATCAGTACCATGAATCTGGTGCGGCGATCGAACCTGCGTTCAAAATACTCAGGGATAGTGCTTATGCGGTTGAAGTAGATAATGGGGAACCAGCCGAGCAGGAACAGCGGCATGATGAACCAGTCGTTCGTGTAGTACGTCATACTGGCAAGTCCGCTGTCGTAGCCCAGGTCAGAATAGTTGATAAAACTGTAGGAACCGACGAGGGTGGCAATACATGACGCAGCGATCAACCACCAGACGAAGCGTTGACCACCGAAGAAGAAGTCCGCTGTGGATTTCGTATATCGCCCGAAGTAGATGCCACAAGCCACAATAGCCGCGAAGTAGAGAATGATGACGGTGTAATCGAGTGTATGGAGTGAATCGCTCATCTGCCGGGGGGTCCCTCCACGGAAAAGATCCAAATCAGGTGGATGCCTGCGAATAGGAAGAAGCCGACGACGAGCACCCAGATGATCCACCGGTCAGCACGCAATCCCTTGTACACCGTACCGGCACGGAGCGTAACCCAAAGAGAGCCAAAAAAGAACAGTCCACCGAATAGATATTGATAAAACCACGCAAACCAGTTGTCCGACAGAATACTGCGAACAAATACAACAAATTGATCTATCATAAGCAACTTCCTAGAAAATATGATTCCTGTTTATAGTCGGTCAGATCACTCAAACAGAGTTACTTGACAGCCATCTTAATTTGCTATTGTAGCACAACCCAAGAAACCGGTCAACACCTTTTCGTCAATGCCGTCACACAATCAAAATCTCGTTTAAACTTCCATTTGGTCCCGCTGCTTTGTCCCTATTGATTTTTGTGTTCTCAATTCTTCAGAATTCTGTTATAATTATAGAATGATCGTTTTGCTTCCACTGACCTGTCCTATAGGAAGCAGTCGGATACAATCCCCACAAAGGAAACAAAGGAAGGTAACAAGATGGCGCATCTTACCGAAGCTCAAGTGACACAATTTAAGGAAGAGGGGTACCTGGTCGTTGAAGACGTGTTGGACCCCGAACAGGATATAGATCCAGTCATCGAAGAGTACGCAGGTGTCTTGGATCAGCTCGCCCAAGACTTATATGATAAGGGCGAAATATCTTCGACGTATGATGATCTGCCGTTTGGCGATCGCCTGACGAAAATTTATACTGAATCTGGCAGGGTGCATGCTCAGTATTTCGACTTTTCGTTGCCCCAGCAGAATGTGCAGCCGGATACACCGATGTGGGTGGGACCTCAGGTTTTCCACCTGCTGCGCAACGAGAGACTTCTCGATGCTATCGAATCGTTGATCGGCCCCGAAATTTACTCGAATCCGGTGCAGCACGTACGCCTGAAGCCGCCGGAGCACCTCTGTCCCGTCAACGAAGACACCGGACGTCCCCAGATAGGGGCGACCCCATGGCATCAGGATACCGGGGTTGTCACACCAGAGGCGGATGAAACCGATATGCTGACAGTTTGGTTCGGTTTGTGGGATGCTACCATTGAAAATGGCTGTCTCGAAGTTATTCCCAAAAGTCACCGTGAAGGATTACTTCAGCACTGCATCACGAGCACCGACCTGTCAAGAGGATTTGGTCGCCATATTCCGGGCAAATTTCTGCGAGAGCCAGATAGCGTACCTATCCCGCTCAAACGCGGAGGCGTCCTATTTTTCCACCGTCTTAACTGCCATAGCTCGTTGCCGAATAACAGCGACAACATTCGTTGGAGTTTTGACCTTCGCTATAACCCGACGGGGCAACCAACCGGGCGCAGTGCATTTCCGGGCTTCGTTGCGCGCAGCCGTTCCAATCCGGAGAGTGAATTGCATGATCCCGAGGAATGGGCAAATCTGTGGTATGAGACGCGCAGCCGGCTGTCGGGAAGTGAAGACAATCCCACCTTCCACCGCTGGAAGACGGACGATCCTCGCTGTGCTTAGGTATAGGTATACGGGAAAGGGTATAAGGAAGTGGGGCAGCAAGGAAAGTACCTCGTCGCCCCACTCTCCTTGACAATCAAACCCCAAGATGTTCAGGGAGGATGGTTGGTGAAAGTTCTTGATGCCATAGCGCATATCATGAAGAAGGAGGGCGTTGAGTACCTCAGCGCCTACCCCACAACCGCTCTGATCGAGTCGACTGCCGAGGTTGGCATACGACCGATCATCTGCCGTCAGGAACGGGTAGGGGTAGGTATCGCAGATGGCTACGCGCGGGTGAATAACGGAACCCCACCGGGTGTGTTCGCTATGCAGAATGGGCCCGGTGCCGAAAACGCCTTCGCGGGCGTTGCCACCGCCTACTCAGACGCTGTGCCGATGTTACTGCTCCCGCTGGGTCATCCCAGAGCACGTGACGGCGTATTCCCTCTCTTTAGCTCGGTGCGCAGCTTTTCAGACATCACCAAATCCGTCGAGCAGATCAGCACCGCTTCACAGATCGGCGAGACAATGCGCCGGGCATTCGCTAGGCTCAAGATGGGGCGGCCGGGTCCTGTCATGGTTGAGATACCCACCGACATCGCGGACGCAGAGGTAGATGCATCAATCCTTGAGAGTTACAAGCCCGTCAAAGCTACGCTTTCAAAAGCCGATTCTCAGGATATCCTTGCTGCAACCCGCGCGCTGCTCGACGCAAAAGCTCCCATTATCCACGCCGGACAGGGGGTGTTATACGCGGACGCCACCGAGGAATTGGTAGAACTAGCAGAACTGCTACAGGTGCCTGTCATGACCACGCTGGCGGGAAAGAGCGCCTTCCCCGAAAAGCACCCCTTGGCGCTAGGAAGCGGCTCAAGTGTCATGAACGGCTGTGTCTATCACTTCCTAGGTCAAGCCGATGTGGTATTCGGGATCGGCACCTCCTTCACAAAGCACGGCATGACCACAACCATCCCTTCCGGTAAGACCTTCATCCATGCGACAAACGACCCAACAGACATAGATAAAGATTACTACGCAGATTATCCTGTCATCGGGGACGCCAAGCTGGTGCTGCAGCAATTCATAGAGGCTTGCACAGACCTCCAAAACCCAAGCGTCAACCAAAATGACAGCAAAGTTGTGGAAGATATTGCATCTGTTAGAAAGGCGTGGTTGAAGGAGTGGACGCCCAAACTCACATCGGATGAGGTTCCCATCACCCCCTACCGCGTCATCTGGGAGTTCATGAACAATGTCGCTCCGGCGGAAGCCATCGTTACCCACGACTCTGGAAGTCCCCGCGACCAACTTATGCCGTTCTATCAATCGGGAGGTCCCCGAACCTACTTGGGTTGGGGCAAGTCGCACGGGCTTGGAACCGGGCTTGGACTCAACATCGGGGCAAAACTCGCCGCGCCCGACAAATTCGTGGTCAACTTTATGGGGGATGCCGCATTCGGGATGACAGGGCTGGATTTCGAGACAGCTGCCCGAAACAGTATACCGATCCTCACCGTAGTGCTGAACAATTCCACTATGGCTATAGAAACAACGCACATGGCGCGATCCCACGAGCTATATGGAACAAGAGATATTCGCGGGAACTATGCCGATATGGGGCGGGCTATGGGCGGATGGGCGGAACGGGTAGCGGATCCCGCAGATGTGGGTCCAGCGATTCTGCGTGCTCGGAAAGCCACTGAGGATGGACAAGCGTCATTGCTCGAATTCATCACTAGCGAAGAAACCGCCTTTTCGTACAGGCGTCCCTTCGGGTAGCAATCCCGGATTGTGCTATCAATCAACCTTAGGAACTCGCTCGTCTGAAACCATCGGTTGTCGCCACAGCGACGGCATCAGCAGTGCTACCGACGAAAGCAACACAATCCCCAACACTGCGTCAATTCCGATGGCAAATGGTGTGCTGCTCATTGACGCAATAGCACCAACCATAAGCGCCCCTAGTGGACCGGCACCGATGGCGAGACTGATAACGCCTAGCGCTCGTCCCCGCATCTCCTCCCTAGATCGCAGCATTACAAGGGTTGACTGCATGGTCGAAAAGCCCGATGTCCCGAACCCCAAAACAAATAAAACTGGCAGGGCAGCGTAGTACCACCGCACCATCGAGAAGCATAAGAGCATAATCAGCCCAAGCATTGACCCGCCGATGTACAACCGCCCATGGAAGCGGATAACCCCTATCGAAGCAACGCAGATCGCACCAAAAAGTGCGCCCAATCCTTCAGCACCTAGGAGCGTTCCCATCAGTCCGGGACCAATCAAAAGGACATCGCGAGCGATGACCGGAATCATCTGTGCGTAGGGAAAGAGTAGCAAATTCATCAGGATGGTGACAAGTACGGTTGCCACCAGCACATTGTCGCGCCTCACATACCGGAACCCTTCCACCAAGTTGCCAAGGACGCTAGACAACCCAAGATGGCTCCGGTCGACAGGCGGCAGGCTCACTGCTGTGATTAGGGTAATTGCCACAACATAGATTGCACTGACAACGATGTATCCTCCCACCACATCAACCGTGGTTATCAGCGCGCCCGCCAACGCCGGACCGATCATGCGGCTCGCCTGCATACCGACAGAATCCATCGCCATAGCGTTGGTCACCCCCGCTCTGCCGACGAGATCGTGTATGGCTGAACGTCGCGATGGCATATCTAGTGCCCACCCGATACCTGTGCACCCCATCACGACGTAAGCGTGCCAGAAACGTATCGCTCCGGTCTTGAGCAGCAGCACCATCGCAAAGGCAGCGATACAGCTTATTACCTGCGTCATGATAAGGATTCGGTGCTTATTGACTCTATCAGCCAACACACCGCCCACCATGCCAAGTATCAGAAGCGGCAGCATCCCAAAGAAACCGACCAGAGCTACTGAAAATGGCGAATCCGTCAACTCTAGGACAAGCCAACCCAGCAGTGTTAGCTGCATCCACCGGCAGATGTAGGCGAGGAAGTTCGCGGGCCAAAGCAACCGGTAACTGCGGTTGCCGAATGCCTCGAAAGTGCGCAAGGAATGCCCCCTGCGCACTGTTAGTCGTGAAGTATTTGCCATTAAACGTTGAGGGTTACCCTATAGAGACCTGTCCATCGCTTTAGATTGTGAGAGGCTCGCTCGCCATGGATTAGAAAATCCGCGGCACATCGTTGAGAAATGTACTATTGCCCGCCACCGAAGATTTTGCCGCCTAAGCTCCAGATACTAACGCCTGCAAAAGCAATCTGAATCAACGCAGATATAAATCCACCGATCCACATCACACGGTGCGTCCGATAAGAGCTAGGGAGTTTGGCATTCAAGCGCAACGCAAGAACCATGACGAATGAAATCGCAAAGTTTCCCAAAGTGCCCGCAATTTGCGTGAGAATATCAAACTTTAGATCGGCCCAAATGACAATAAAGGTGGAGACGAAAAAATAGGCACAGATGACACGCTGGATTTTAGAATAGGGCCATTCGCGGGAGGGCCACAGCGCCTCTAAAAATTCGTGCGATACACGGGTAAGGACTTCAGGCACAGCTTGTAGAGTTCCCCAAAGTGCCGCGATGATACAGACGTAGTAGACCCAGACCAATGAAGGGTGAATATTACTCCAAACGTGAGCCTGCTCGGTGAGTAGGCTCCACCCTTCAAATCGGCTTTGTAGTGGATACAAAACAGCAGCACCAGATATCATAAATGCTGCCGTTACAATAAACAGAACGACTGCGCCCATGCCAGCATCCCACCGCAACGGCGCGACAAGTTGTCGTAATCGGCTGACCTGTTCTGGTGCGTCGGGCAGGTAGTCAATCGCATCGTGCTTGAAAGCATAGTCGCGGATGGCGTCAATATTTTGATGTCCTGTCAACCCCCAACGGTGGAGGCCAATCCAGTTGGCGTAGACGATATAGCCCATCGCCCCACCGCCAACGTAAGCAAATGTTGTCGCCATCGTCAGCAGCGGATTCTGACGCGCATCGTCTGGTGTCCACTCTGGAAACGCTGGCAGGTGTCCAACATTGACGGATCCGATGAAGGCTGCCCAGAGATTCGGACGTACCATCAAGGTTCCGATAATCGTTCCAGTCACAAGGATCAGGCAGATGATGACCTGCTGCTTTTCCAGTCTGTTGTATGACATCTTCAGGCTGAGTAGCAAGGCAAGACCAATGAAGGCAGAGGTGAAGATGTTTTCCCAAATCGGTTCGGGGATTGATTGCGGAACTCCGTTAAATAAAAAGTGAAATAGATCCGCACACGGTTTAGCAATCGGCACCCAAGCCATCGGACCGCCGATTAATTCAACTAACATAATCATAAGCAACAACCAACCGCGCGGTCCGGGTAGCCTTACAAGACGATGTCCAAGATATTCGCCGCTAACGGCGGTGTAACGTCCGAGCAGATAGGTAAGAAAAACACCTTTAACGATACAGCTTATAAGCACGAGCCATAGGAGATCATAGCGTGCCCAAGCACCTGTACGGACAACGACAATCGTTTCGCCGGCACCGATACTAACCGATGCTACAATTGCGGCGGGTCCAAAGACAGCCATTAAACCGAGCAGTTTCTGCATTGACCACGGTTGACCAAAAACCCCGGTAGGAGGTGGAATTTCGACCGTGCCTATCTCTTCTTGATTCTCATCGATTGTTTCTTTTTCCTCCATAGTTTCTCCTGTTGGTTAGGTCAGAAAAATAATCCGGATAATTTTCCTCCGGTATCCCAGTGAAATTGATAAACCACTTCTTATCGGAGTAAAATTTTGCGTCTGCAGCACAACCTGTTAGGTTGCACTTAGACCCAGTTTTGGCAACCAATTCACCATAGCAGCTGAATCTTTTGCTTGAAGAATTCGACTTGCCAACATTATAGCCACAGGAGAAAAAGTGTCAACAAAAAACGGGGCATAGTAGATATATGTATAGGACTTACGCGCTTGAACGCTCAAAGCCCTGTAGTTCGGCGATTCATCGCCGTAGGATACCGTTTCCAACGCCCGATGAATCCCCGACTTGTCGGGACAGGCGGGCAACTACAATCTGAAGTGCGTAAGTTCTGAATGAACTAGAAGATGTCCTACTACCCGATGATGTACAGCCTCACCCTGATACAATCTCCTCCACATTCGCCAGATAAATCTGGCGCGAACCTTCATGTACCGAGTCAAACGTTATCAGCCTACCATCAGACGACCAGCGTGGATGCAGGTCACATCGGATATCCCCCGTGAACATTTCTTCTGAATAAAACCGCCCCAACTCAATCTTCCTCTCTCGCCTGATGTCATACAGCATGAGTTCCGCCAGACGTTGTGGATTTTTCGGATAAGTATCACATACAATCCAATTTCTGTCCGGAGAAAAACTCGCATGACCGTCTTGTGGGAGAACCCCCGCTCCGAATGGCTTAAAATCTTCCTTGTCATCCGTCAATTCCAAAAACTGCATCTCTCCTGTTACGTCGCTAGAGATTAAGATACGGCTTTCGTCTCGCCAATCAAAGTGGGAAACCTTATTCCCAAATGGAATTTGACAGACCAGATTTGAACCATCGGGATTCACCGTCCAGAGCGATGACAAGAAACCATCTCCGTTTCTGATACGACAGAAAAACAGAACCCGCGTTCCATCGGTGTTAAAGAGGACATGGTTAAACCAAGCCAACCCGTCTGGTATATTCATATCTTGACTTTCCCGAATCACATCGGCGATTGATAAAATCAGATTTGAACTTCCATTTCGTAAATCCAGCAGGAACAAACCATCGTCTGTGGGATGCGGCTGCAAACTGTCTGAATCCATCTCGTTCGCGTACCCAACCACAGCGCGACAGTGTGCCATGCGGGCAAAATTCAACCCAAGTGCAAACGGTTGAGTCGGTGAGAGCGCAGCAACAGCGCCGTGAATGGTTCGGGTTTCTCTTGTTTGCAGGTTAATTGCTCTCGAAACCAACCTCTCATTTTCCCAATCGTTGAAGGTGAACTCGCTCCCAAAGCCCACATCAATCCAGTGCATCATACTGCCTTGCTGTAGATTGAAGGCACTGGTAGATCCGTACGGAATAAAGGCATGGGTTTCTCTGTCTATCAATCCTACCGATGCGACATCTCCAACAGTCGGTCGGTGTTCGTGGAAATCGGTTTCGAGCGACAGATGGTAGCGGCGCGATGGATCCCACACATCAATGCCGTAGTACCCGTAGAAATGGTGTTTAGGGGGTGACGAAAGCCGGGTGATGGTAATCATAAATCTCTCCTTACGTCCAAAAAGAGGTTGAAGGCTAGGATAAAACATGA
Above is a genomic segment from Candidatus Poribacteria bacterium containing:
- a CDS encoding dihydrodipicolinate synthase family protein is translated as MSHYDNVRNRIHRQMVPLPILYRDDYSIDHAGLAKYVAWHLENDTQNFCLTFTYSQLDFVTTEEIIEVTRTVMEVVRDDAVFISCTGGGPLHEAIRTVQAFEKTGAHAAFVHLPEHCLQNPSHCGELYVEYIRGVAKETEIPLLAVALPIPWSAPSQTMLPAQRFEELCEEEQFIGIKDDIYILDNRMELVRKFSGRMGITGGGMFTHYIFFHHFPNQGEFAGIYNPKRGQRMFELLDENNYLEVIKMMEADTQSGLALPDLHWMARNQVVFYGMGFAETYVMRPPIATATEAQAQAIIEHMHQTPALFERVGR
- a CDS encoding sodium/solute symporter (Members of the Solute:Sodium Symporter (SSS), TC 2.A.21 as described in tcdb.org, catalyze solute:Na+ symport. Known solutes for members of the family include sugars, amino acids, nucleosides, inositols, vitamins, urea or anions, depending on the system.); this encodes MSDSLHTLDYTVIILYFAAIVACGIYFGRYTKSTADFFFGGQRFVWWLIAASCIATLVGSYSFINYSDLGYDSGLASMTYYTNDWFIMPLFLLGWFPIIYFNRISTIPEYFERRFDRRTRFMVLILIVLYLVGYIGMNLQTIAVVLNRVIGMPVMVGAVIVAIISLAYMHSGGQMSVLMTDLFQSMILLVAGIGIFVLGIHHVGGWDAFWNGLPATHKVPFPQFNEPANFHFIGTFWGDALSGTVAFFFINQGIILRFLSVKSVHDGRKAMIVMVLVLMPIAAIVVSNGGWVGKAMETYGWPEAPEKAKSVFVMVMKVITQPGVFGLVIAALLAALMSTLDTLINAVSAVGVNDIWKTVVPGKDDKYYLHAARLAAVGATLLGLVLVPIFELDDQIYTAHSKFFTTILPSLIVVLLMGVLWSRFTSAAAFWALLLGSLLTLITHHKALYFLIEPLAHGVPPDKGYIYMRGLFGTLVTVVLGVGITLFTKPRPKSDLPGLCIATLSEGMRLFKGGEPNRSEPRTSSPLQFRTDAIDADRVRLPVELMDELSIQEGDLIYVSDARRWLGGLRSVHLKADMPHQETGVVILHDEAVDRANFSIELPVTVEKIL
- a CDS encoding phytanoyl-CoA dioxygenase family protein, with protein sequence MAHLTEAQVTQFKEEGYLVVEDVLDPEQDIDPVIEEYAGVLDQLAQDLYDKGEISSTYDDLPFGDRLTKIYTESGRVHAQYFDFSLPQQNVQPDTPMWVGPQVFHLLRNERLLDAIESLIGPEIYSNPVQHVRLKPPEHLCPVNEDTGRPQIGATPWHQDTGVVTPEADETDMLTVWFGLWDATIENGCLEVIPKSHREGLLQHCITSTDLSRGFGRHIPGKFLREPDSVPIPLKRGGVLFFHRLNCHSSLPNNSDNIRWSFDLRYNPTGQPTGRSAFPGFVARSRSNPESELHDPEEWANLWYETRSRLSGSEDNPTFHRWKTDDPRCA
- a CDS encoding thiamine pyrophosphate-requiring protein, translated to MKVLDAIAHIMKKEGVEYLSAYPTTALIESTAEVGIRPIICRQERVGVGIADGYARVNNGTPPGVFAMQNGPGAENAFAGVATAYSDAVPMLLLPLGHPRARDGVFPLFSSVRSFSDITKSVEQISTASQIGETMRRAFARLKMGRPGPVMVEIPTDIADAEVDASILESYKPVKATLSKADSQDILAATRALLDAKAPIIHAGQGVLYADATEELVELAELLQVPVMTTLAGKSAFPEKHPLALGSGSSVMNGCVYHFLGQADVVFGIGTSFTKHGMTTTIPSGKTFIHATNDPTDIDKDYYADYPVIGDAKLVLQQFIEACTDLQNPSVNQNDSKVVEDIASVRKAWLKEWTPKLTSDEVPITPYRVIWEFMNNVAPAEAIVTHDSGSPRDQLMPFYQSGGPRTYLGWGKSHGLGTGLGLNIGAKLAAPDKFVVNFMGDAAFGMTGLDFETAARNSIPILTVVLNNSTMAIETTHMARSHELYGTRDIRGNYADMGRAMGGWAERVADPADVGPAILRARKATEDGQASLLEFITSEETAFSYRRPFG
- a CDS encoding MFS transporter, with amino-acid sequence MRTFEAFGNRSYRLLWPANFLAYICRWMQLTLLGWLVLELTDSPFSVALVGFFGMLPLLILGMVGGVLADRVNKHRILIMTQVISCIAAFAMVLLLKTGAIRFWHAYVVMGCTGIGWALDMPSRRSAIHDLVGRAGVTNAMAMDSVGMQASRMIGPALAGALITTVDVVGGYIVVSAIYVVAITLITAVSLPPVDRSHLGLSSVLGNLVEGFRYVRRDNVLVATVLVTILMNLLLFPYAQMIPVIARDVLLIGPGLMGTLLGAEGLGALFGAICVASIGVIRFHGRLYIGGSMLGLIMLLCFSMVRWYYAALPVLFVLGFGTSGFSTMQSTLVMLRSREEMRGRALGVISLAIGAGPLGALMVGAIASMSSTPFAIGIDAVLGIVLLSSVALLMPSLWRQPMVSDERVPKVD
- a CDS encoding Nramp family divalent metal transporter, with translation MEEKETIDENQEEIGTVEIPPPTGVFGQPWSMQKLLGLMAVFGPAAIVASVSIGAGETIVVVRTGAWARYDLLWLVLISCIVKGVFLTYLLGRYTAVSGEYLGHRLVRLPGPRGWLLLMIMLVELIGGPMAWVPIAKPCADLFHFLFNGVPQSIPEPIWENIFTSAFIGLALLLSLKMSYNRLEKQQVIICLILVTGTIIGTLMVRPNLWAAFIGSVNVGHLPAFPEWTPDDARQNPLLTMATTFAYVGGGAMGYIVYANWIGLHRWGLTGHQNIDAIRDYAFKHDAIDYLPDAPEQVSRLRQLVAPLRWDAGMGAVVLFIVTAAFMISGAAVLYPLQSRFEGWSLLTEQAHVWSNIHPSLVWVYYVCIIAALWGTLQAVPEVLTRVSHEFLEALWPSREWPYSKIQRVICAYFFVSTFIVIWADLKFDILTQIAGTLGNFAISFVMVLALRLNAKLPSSYRTHRVMWIGGFISALIQIAFAGVSIWSLGGKIFGGGQ
- a CDS encoding PD40 domain-containing protein — protein: MITITRLSSPPKHHFYGYYGIDVWDPSRRYHLSLETDFHEHRPTVGDVASVGLIDRETHAFIPYGSTSAFNLQQGSMMHWIDVGFGSEFTFNDWENERLVSRAINLQTRETRTIHGAVAALSPTQPFALGLNFARMAHCRAVVGYANEMDSDSLQPHPTDDGLFLLDLRNGSSNLILSIADVIRESQDMNIPDGLAWFNHVLFNTDGTRVLFFCRIRNGDGFLSSLWTVNPDGSNLVCQIPFGNKVSHFDWRDESRILISSDVTGEMQFLELTDDKEDFKPFGAGVLPQDGHASFSPDRNWIVCDTYPKNPQRLAELMLYDIRRERKIELGRFYSEEMFTGDIRCDLHPRWSSDGRLITFDSVHEGSRQIYLANVEEIVSG